The following are encoded in a window of Qipengyuania soli genomic DNA:
- the clpB gene encoding ATP-dependent chaperone ClpB, whose protein sequence is MNLEKFTDRAKGFLQSAQTVAIRMNHQRISPTHILKALLEDNEGMAAGLMQRAGAHPGTAVTEVDLALGKVAAVTGGGAQQTPGLDNDAVRVLDQAEQLAEKSGDSYVTVERLLLALSLASTTAAGQALKNAGLDPKKLEQAITELRGGRTADSAGAENAYDALKKYARDLTQAARDGKLDPVIGRDEEIRRTVQILARRTKNNPALIGEPGTGKTAIAEGLALRIANGDVPDSLKGRTLMALDMGSLIAGAKYRGEFEERLKAVLDEVKGAEGQIILFIDEMHTLIGAGASEGSMDASNLLKPALARGELHCIGATTLDEYQKYVEKDPALQRRFQSVYIGEPSVEDTISILRGIKDKYELHHGVRITDGAIVAAAQLSNRYIQNRFLPDKAIDLMDEAASRIRMEVESKPEEIEGLDRRIIQLRIEEQALQKETDTASKDRLEALRKELSELEQQSSELTTRWQNERDKIHAEARIKEELDAARLELEQAQRTGDLAKAGELQYGKIPELEKKLNEASGQNENALLREEVTEDDIASVVSRWTGIPVDKMMEGEREKLLQMEEILGKRVIGQAQAIDAVSKAVRRARAGLQDPGRPLGSFLFLGPTGVGKTELTKALAGFLFDDDSAMVRIDMSEFMEKHAVARLIGAPPGYVGYEEGGVLTEAVRRRPYQVVLFDEVEKAHTDVFNVLLQVLDDGRLTDGQGRVVDFSNTLIILTSNLGSQYLANMDDGQKVEDVEPQVMDVVRGHFRPEFLNRLDEIILFHRLGQEHMAPIVDIQVARVQKLLKDRKIVLDLTDGAKKWLGRVGYDPVYGARPLKRAVQRYVQDPLADMILSGKVPDGSTVHIDEGDGQLEMKIS, encoded by the coding sequence ATGAATCTCGAAAAGTTCACCGATCGCGCCAAGGGCTTTCTCCAGAGCGCGCAGACCGTCGCCATCCGCATGAACCACCAGCGGATCTCGCCCACCCACATCCTCAAGGCTCTGCTCGAGGATAACGAGGGCATGGCCGCCGGACTGATGCAGCGTGCGGGTGCCCACCCGGGCACGGCCGTGACCGAAGTCGACCTCGCGCTCGGCAAGGTTGCTGCTGTTACCGGTGGCGGCGCGCAGCAGACACCGGGCCTCGACAACGATGCCGTGCGCGTGCTCGACCAGGCCGAACAGCTCGCGGAGAAGTCGGGTGACAGCTACGTTACCGTCGAGCGGCTGCTCCTTGCTCTTTCGCTGGCCAGCACCACGGCTGCCGGCCAGGCGCTGAAGAACGCCGGGCTCGACCCCAAGAAGCTCGAACAGGCGATCACCGAACTGCGCGGTGGGCGCACCGCCGACAGCGCGGGTGCGGAAAACGCTTACGACGCCCTCAAGAAGTATGCCCGCGACCTGACCCAGGCGGCGCGTGACGGCAAGCTCGACCCGGTGATCGGCCGCGACGAGGAAATCCGCCGGACGGTGCAGATCCTCGCCCGCCGGACCAAGAACAATCCTGCCCTCATCGGCGAGCCCGGCACCGGCAAGACCGCGATCGCCGAAGGTCTGGCGCTGCGCATCGCCAATGGCGACGTGCCCGACAGCCTCAAGGGCCGCACGCTCATGGCGCTCGACATGGGCTCGCTCATTGCGGGCGCGAAGTATCGCGGCGAGTTCGAGGAGCGGCTCAAGGCCGTGCTCGACGAGGTGAAGGGCGCCGAGGGGCAGATCATCCTCTTCATCGACGAGATGCACACGCTGATCGGCGCCGGTGCTTCCGAAGGCAGCATGGATGCCTCCAACCTGCTGAAGCCCGCGCTGGCCCGTGGCGAACTGCACTGCATCGGCGCGACCACGCTCGACGAGTACCAGAAGTACGTCGAGAAGGACCCCGCGCTGCAGCGGCGCTTCCAGTCGGTCTATATCGGCGAACCGAGCGTCGAGGACACGATCAGCATCCTGCGCGGCATCAAGGACAAGTACGAGCTGCACCACGGCGTGCGCATCACCGACGGTGCGATCGTCGCCGCAGCGCAGCTTTCCAACCGCTACATCCAGAACCGCTTCCTGCCCGACAAGGCCATCGACCTGATGGACGAAGCGGCATCGCGCATCCGCATGGAAGTGGAGAGCAAGCCCGAAGAGATCGAGGGCCTCGACCGCCGCATCATCCAGCTGCGGATCGAGGAGCAGGCACTCCAGAAGGAAACCGATACCGCGTCGAAGGACCGGCTCGAGGCGCTGCGCAAGGAGCTGTCCGAGCTCGAGCAGCAGTCCTCCGAACTCACCACGCGCTGGCAGAACGAGCGTGACAAGATCCATGCCGAGGCGCGGATCAAGGAAGAGCTCGACGCGGCGCGGCTCGAACTCGAGCAGGCGCAGCGGACCGGCGATCTCGCCAAGGCCGGCGAGCTGCAATACGGCAAGATCCCCGAGCTCGAGAAGAAGCTCAACGAAGCCTCGGGCCAGAACGAGAATGCCCTGCTGCGCGAGGAAGTGACCGAGGACGACATCGCCTCTGTCGTCAGCCGCTGGACCGGCATCCCGGTCGACAAGATGATGGAAGGCGAGCGCGAGAAGCTGCTCCAGATGGAGGAGATTCTCGGCAAGCGCGTCATCGGGCAGGCGCAGGCGATCGACGCCGTGTCCAAGGCCGTACGCCGCGCGCGTGCGGGCCTGCAGGACCCGGGGCGTCCGCTCGGCTCGTTCCTCTTCCTCGGGCCCACAGGTGTCGGCAAGACCGAACTGACCAAGGCACTCGCCGGCTTCCTCTTCGACGACGACAGCGCGATGGTCCGCATCGACATGAGCGAATTCATGGAGAAGCACGCGGTCGCCCGCCTGATCGGTGCGCCTCCGGGCTATGTCGGCTACGAGGAAGGTGGCGTGCTGACCGAAGCGGTCCGTCGGCGCCCCTACCAGGTCGTGCTGTTCGACGAGGTCGAAAAGGCCCACACCGACGTCTTCAACGTGCTGCTGCAGGTGCTCGACGACGGGCGCCTGACCGACGGGCAGGGCCGCGTGGTCGACTTCTCGAACACGCTGATCATTCTGACCTCCAATCTCGGCAGCCAGTACCTCGCCAACATGGACGACGGGCAGAAGGTCGAGGATGTCGAGCCGCAGGTGATGGACGTTGTGCGCGGGCATTTCCGGCCCGAGTTCCTCAACCGCCTCGACGAGATCATCCTTTTCCACCGCCTGGGGCAGGAGCACATGGCGCCGATCGTCGATATCCAGGTCGCGCGGGTGCAGAAGCTGCTCAAGGATCGCAAGATCGTGCTCGACCTGACCGACGGCGCGAAGAAGTGGCTCGGCCGCGTGGGATACGACCCGGTCTACGGTGCACGCCCGCTGAAGCGTGCGGTCCAGCGCTATGTCCAGGACCCGCTGGCCGACATGATCCTGTCGGGCAAGGTTCCGGACGGTTCGACGGTCCACATCGATGAAGGCGACGGGCAGCTCGAAATGAAGATCAGCTGA
- a CDS encoding acyl-CoA dehydrogenase family protein, with translation MTAFDDWRARSPFYDESHEALASSVRRFVEREIAPNIDRWEAEGELPRDLHRKAAEAGILGLRYPEQYGGHEEGFDIFHGLVLTEGLAAVGAGGLGASLMTHGIGLPPVLALGSEELKQRVAPPVLAGEKIIALGITEAGGGSDVANLKTTAVRDGDYYVVNGGKMFITSGMRADWLTCAVRTGDPGAGGISLLLIDMASEGVERTRLDKMGWRCSDTAAIHFSEVRVPAENLIGTENGGFIGIMRNFNGERLGMAMGCCAYARVAMAEAADWAQQRETFGKPLVGHQSIRIKLADMERQIEATQAWVDLCAWQVREGRDRPADFAMLKVQATRMLEAVAREAAQVLGGASYITGSKVERIYREVRVNAIGGGSEEIMLDLAGRQLFGGSR, from the coding sequence ATGACAGCATTCGACGACTGGCGCGCCCGCTCTCCCTTCTACGACGAAAGCCACGAGGCGCTGGCGAGCAGCGTTCGCCGCTTCGTCGAGCGCGAGATCGCGCCCAATATCGACCGCTGGGAAGCCGAAGGCGAACTGCCGCGCGACCTCCATCGCAAGGCCGCCGAGGCGGGCATCCTCGGCCTGCGCTACCCGGAGCAGTACGGCGGGCACGAAGAAGGCTTCGACATCTTCCACGGCCTCGTCCTGACCGAAGGACTGGCCGCCGTCGGCGCGGGCGGGCTCGGTGCATCGCTGATGACGCACGGCATCGGCTTGCCGCCGGTGCTGGCCCTGGGATCGGAGGAACTGAAGCAGCGCGTCGCCCCGCCGGTGCTCGCGGGAGAGAAAATCATCGCGCTCGGCATTACCGAGGCAGGCGGCGGATCGGATGTCGCCAACCTCAAGACCACTGCGGTGAGGGATGGCGACTATTACGTCGTCAACGGCGGCAAGATGTTCATTACCTCCGGCATGCGCGCAGACTGGCTGACGTGCGCCGTGCGCACCGGCGACCCGGGAGCGGGCGGAATATCGCTGCTGCTGATCGACATGGCGAGCGAGGGGGTCGAGCGCACCCGGCTCGACAAGATGGGCTGGCGCTGTTCGGATACCGCTGCGATCCACTTCAGTGAGGTTCGCGTGCCTGCCGAGAACCTGATCGGGACCGAAAACGGCGGCTTCATCGGCATCATGCGCAATTTCAACGGCGAGCGGCTGGGCATGGCCATGGGCTGCTGCGCCTACGCCCGCGTCGCCATGGCCGAGGCCGCCGACTGGGCACAGCAGCGCGAGACCTTCGGCAAGCCGCTGGTCGGCCACCAGTCGATCCGCATCAAGCTGGCCGACATGGAACGCCAGATCGAGGCAACGCAGGCCTGGGTCGACCTGTGCGCTTGGCAGGTCCGCGAAGGACGCGACCGTCCGGCCGATTTCGCCATGCTCAAGGTGCAGGCCACGCGGATGCTTGAAGCGGTCGCGCGCGAAGCTGCGCAGGTCCTCGGCGGGGCGAGCTACATCACCGGCAGCAAGGTCGAGCGCATTTATCGCGAGGTCCGCGTCAACGCGATCGGCGGCGGCAGCGAGGAAATCATGCTCGACCTCGCCGGTCGCCAGCTATTCGGCGGGAGTCGCTGA
- a CDS encoding ATP-binding protein, producing the protein MTAQITIGHDASGKPVQFDIEELLATRLLVQGNSGSGKSHLLRRLLEESARMVQQVVIDPEGDFVTLAEPFGHIVIDGAAYSPAEIEALARRIREHRASVVLALEGLEVEQQIRCAAQFLTAMFDAPREHWFPALVVVDEAQMFAPAVAGEIAEDTRRMTLSAMTNLMCRGRKRGLAGIVATQRLAKLAKNVAAEASNFLMGRTFLDIDMVRAADLLGMERRQAERIRELERGHFLALGPAITRLPVAVKIGPVQSGLKARAEGLMAMPQTAPADMEALLTRDLASEVAKAPPPGPPPAPRWEEVEADIAHAEERQVEAPRAAPDTSAVAQQIEAIIVAMAGEEGVSFQSASAQYQTFLSRCRRERIIGPMPDMGTFRRRFAMAGAGLDLVDEETRERIMKLAHAVEDDLLAPFLVLAKTASAGEADVDEDALARAYGTSSTGRIRRLLDHLERQGLIVVREDFGGGRSVLVPGLEASATPAE; encoded by the coding sequence GTGACAGCGCAGATCACCATCGGCCACGACGCCTCCGGAAAGCCGGTCCAGTTCGACATCGAGGAACTGCTTGCGACCCGCCTGCTGGTGCAGGGCAATTCGGGCAGCGGCAAGTCGCACCTCCTGCGCCGCCTCCTCGAAGAGAGCGCGCGCATGGTGCAGCAGGTGGTGATCGACCCGGAGGGCGATTTCGTCACCCTGGCCGAGCCCTTCGGCCACATCGTCATTGATGGCGCCGCCTATTCGCCCGCCGAGATCGAGGCGCTGGCCCGCCGCATCCGCGAACATCGCGCCAGTGTGGTGCTGGCGCTCGAAGGGCTCGAGGTCGAACAGCAGATCCGCTGCGCCGCGCAGTTCCTTACCGCCATGTTCGATGCCCCGCGCGAACATTGGTTTCCCGCGCTGGTGGTGGTCGACGAGGCACAGATGTTCGCCCCCGCCGTGGCGGGCGAGATCGCCGAGGACACAAGGCGGATGACGCTGTCGGCCATGACCAATCTCATGTGCCGCGGGCGCAAGCGCGGGCTTGCGGGCATCGTCGCGACCCAGCGTCTGGCGAAGCTCGCCAAGAACGTCGCGGCAGAGGCCTCGAACTTCCTCATGGGCCGCACCTTCCTCGACATCGACATGGTCCGCGCCGCCGACCTCCTCGGCATGGAGCGGCGGCAGGCCGAGCGGATTCGCGAACTCGAACGCGGGCACTTCCTCGCGCTCGGCCCGGCGATCACGCGCCTGCCGGTGGCGGTGAAGATCGGTCCGGTGCAATCGGGCCTCAAGGCGCGCGCCGAGGGGCTGATGGCGATGCCACAGACCGCTCCCGCCGACATGGAAGCGCTGCTGACCCGCGACCTCGCGAGCGAGGTCGCCAAGGCCCCGCCGCCCGGCCCGCCTCCAGCCCCGCGCTGGGAAGAGGTCGAGGCCGATATCGCTCACGCCGAAGAGCGCCAGGTCGAGGCTCCGCGCGCCGCACCCGACACCTCCGCAGTCGCGCAACAGATCGAAGCGATCATCGTTGCCATGGCAGGGGAGGAAGGCGTCTCCTTCCAGTCGGCGAGCGCGCAGTACCAGACCTTCCTGTCGCGCTGCCGGCGCGAACGGATCATCGGCCCGATGCCCGACATGGGCACGTTTCGTCGCCGCTTCGCCATGGCGGGGGCCGGCCTCGACCTTGTCGACGAGGAAACCCGTGAGCGCATCATGAAGCTCGCCCACGCAGTCGAGGACGATTTGCTCGCGCCGTTTCTCGTTCTCGCCAAGACTGCCAGCGCGGGGGAGGCAGATGTCGACGAGGATGCACTGGCGCGCGCCTACGGCACCAGTTCGACCGGTCGCATCCGTCGCCTGCTCGACCATCTCGAGCGGCAGGGCCTCATCGTGGTGCGCGAGGATTTCGGGGGAGGGCGCTCGGTCCTTGTCCCGGGGCTCGAGGCCTCAGCGACTCCCGCCGAATAG